CTCTATCGGGTGAATGCGGGAGCGATCTTGCCGCCGACTCGATGCTTCTAATAGGGGGGTGCGGTCATGTTCTAGACCTGTGTATTATATGCAAGGATAGAATTGGTTTCTAGCTGTTCTTGTAGACATGGTACTCGAACCTGTTTGTTGCCCAAGCTGCAATAGTACAAACATCGTGAAAAATGGCAAAAGCGATGAAGGGAAACAGCGCTATCGTTGCCGCAATGCTGAGTGTTCCCGCCGCTCTTTCATTCGCGAGTACAGTTATCGGGGCTATCTACCGGAAGTCAAGCAGCAAATCAGTGATATGGCAGTCAACGGAAGTGGCATTCGAGATACGGCACGAGTGCTGAAAATTAGCCCCACAACCGTGATTGAGGAATTAAAAAAAAGATCGCCATCTCGAACGAGTCAATACCGCTCTACTCCAACAGATGGAAAGTTCACCGACGAGCGCGATGGTCGTCAAAGTTGAAGAAGCAGAAATGGACGAGATGTGGAGCTTTGTGCAGTCCAAGAAACAGCAGCGTTGGTTATGGCACGCCATTGATCATCGCACAGGTGCAGTGTTAGCTTATGTTCTGGCTCCGCATGAAGATGCAGCACTCAAAGAACTTCAGCAATTGCTGGCTCCGTTTGCCATCAAGCACTTTTACACCGATAGTTGGGGGGCATACTTGCGCTTGTTAGAGTCTCAAAAGCACACTGTGGGTAAAGCCAATACTCAACGGGTTGAGCGCAAGCATTTGATGCTCCGCACGCGGATCAAGCGCTTAGCTCGAAAAACAATCTGTTTCTCCAAGTCTATTTGGTTGCACGATGTGGTGATTGGATTGTTCATCAACCGCTATGAATTTGGTCGAGCAGTGTGATCGTTCATCCACAGGTCTAGAACATGACCGGGGGGTGCATAGTATTTTTTGAGACTCACAACTAGACTCAACATTAGTCTCAAGCAAGACTAATGAAACAAAATTGTTGAGGATCGATCTGGGAAAGCTCAGACTGAATTTGGGTAAATGAGAGTGCGATCGAGGAAAAACAAGCATAAAAAATTAGTCCATTTTTAGTCCAGAGACTTAAACGAACTAATATAGACAGCCTGAAATTACCTTGAATCGGGAAACTTAGAGAGATTAAAACTTTTGAACTTCTGCGGGGTACGCAGAAGTTCAGTCTTGATCAAACCTCCAAACCTCAGGTCAACAAGCTCCGTTAGAATGAAGAATGCACAATTCTCTATTTGACTCATGACCGTTCGCGTTCGCATTGCACCCAGTCCCACGGGTAATCTCCACATCGGAACGGCTAGAACCGCAGTTTTCAACTGGCTGTTTGCCCGTCACCACGGCGGAAAATTTATCCTCCGCATCGAAGACACCGATCTAGAGCGATCGAAGCCCGAATTCACCCAAAACATTTTCGAGGGACTCACCTGGCTCGGTTTGAACTGGGATGAAGAACCCGTTTATCAAACGGCTCGGATGAGTTTGTACCGTGAAAAGATCCAGGAACTCCTAGATAAAGGATTAGCCTATCGCGCCTACGATACTCCAGAAGAACTCGATGCGATGCGAGAAGCGCAAAAAACTAAAAACGAAGCGCCTCGCTACGATAACCGTCATCGCAATCTCACACCCGAACAGGAAGCCGCTTACCTCGCTGAAGGTCGCAAACCCGTCATTCGATTCAAGATCGACGACGATCGAGAAATTTCCTGGACAGATCTCGTTCGCGGCACTGTTACCTGGAAAGGTCGTGATCTCGGCGGCGATATGGTGATCGCTCGCGCCGCAGAAGGTGAAGCAATCGGTCAACCCCTCTATAACTTTGTTGTCGTCATCGATGACATTGATATGAAGATCACCCACGTCATTCGCGGTGAAGATCACATCGGCAACACTCCGAAACAGATCCTACTCTACGAAGCCCTCGGCGCAGCCTTACCAGAATTCGGACACACGCCGCTAATTTTGAACCAAGCAGGCGCAAAACTTTCTAAACGCGATGGTGTCACCTCGATTTCTGACTTTAAAGATATGGGCTACACCGCAGAGGCGATCGCCAACTATATGACGCTCCTCGGCTGGTCGCCCCCCGAACCGATGACTGAAATCTTCTCGCTCACCGAAGCGGCTGAGAAATTCGGCTTCGATCGCGTCAACAAAGCCGGAGCCAAGTTCGATTGGGATAAATTGAACTGGATCAACGGGCAATACATTCACGCAATGCCGATTGATCAAGTCACCGATCTATTAATTCCAGTTTGGAAATCGGCGGGTTATGTGTTGGATGAGAAGAACGATCGTGCATGGCTCGAACAAGTCAGCGCTCTTGTTGCCCCCAGCCTGTCTCGTCTGAATGAAGCCGTAGACATGACGCGCTACTTGTTCCAATCGCTGGACTACACCGACGATGCCAAAGCCCAAATGCAGCAAGACGGCGCAGCCACAGCGATCAAAGCCATTCTAGAATCAATGCCTTCACCCCTAACTGAAGCTGCAATTCAAGACTTAATCAAGCAAGTCGTGAAAGAGCAAAACCTTAAAAAAGGAGTCGTGATGAAATCACTCCGAGCGGCTCTAACTGGAGCACTTCAAGGGCCAGATCTCGTGCAGTCCTGGCTACTGCTCAATCAGAAAGGCCACGATCGCGATCGCTTCGAGCAAGCTTTGTCGATCGATTAGCGAGTAGGGAGTAGGGAGTCAACAAAAATTGTTAATCCCCACTCCCCACTTCCCACCTCAATTGCCCGAACTCTCAGAATTAAGTTACATTTAGTTAAGATTCCTCTCATTAATTTCCTGGTGAAGAATCCGTAAAAGTACTCGTGCCTCAT
This window of the Cyanobacteria bacterium FACHB-DQ100 genome carries:
- a CDS encoding glutamate--tRNA ligase — protein: MTVRVRIAPSPTGNLHIGTARTAVFNWLFARHHGGKFILRIEDTDLERSKPEFTQNIFEGLTWLGLNWDEEPVYQTARMSLYREKIQELLDKGLAYRAYDTPEELDAMREAQKTKNEAPRYDNRHRNLTPEQEAAYLAEGRKPVIRFKIDDDREISWTDLVRGTVTWKGRDLGGDMVIARAAEGEAIGQPLYNFVVVIDDIDMKITHVIRGEDHIGNTPKQILLYEALGAALPEFGHTPLILNQAGAKLSKRDGVTSISDFKDMGYTAEAIANYMTLLGWSPPEPMTEIFSLTEAAEKFGFDRVNKAGAKFDWDKLNWINGQYIHAMPIDQVTDLLIPVWKSAGYVLDEKNDRAWLEQVSALVAPSLSRLNEAVDMTRYLFQSLDYTDDAKAQMQQDGAATAIKAILESMPSPLTEAAIQDLIKQVVKEQNLKKGVVMKSLRAALTGALQGPDLVQSWLLLNQKGHDRDRFEQALSID